The Tripterygium wilfordii isolate XIE 37 chromosome 4, ASM1340144v1, whole genome shotgun sequence genome has a window encoding:
- the LOC119996316 gene encoding dirigent protein 22-like, translating to MATVLPILATQLIILCLAIVSSTAENPNHEFARTVNKKQMGLKREKLSHFRIYWHDILAGPNPSGVQVVPPQNASLTAFGLVRMIDNPLTAGPDLSTKFVGRAQGFYASASQQELGLLMAMNFAFTEGKYNGSTITVLGRNAVFTKVREMPVIGGSGLFRFARGYVEATTAKLDLKTGDATVEYNCYVLHY from the coding sequence ATGGCAACAGTTCTTCCAATTCTTGCAACTCAATTGATCATTCTCTGCCTCGCCATCGTTTCATCCACAGCAGAGAATCCCAATCATGAATTTGCGAGAACGGTGAACAAGAAACAAATGGGTCTCAAGAGAGAAAAGCTTAGCCACTTTCGCATATACTGGCACGACATCCTCGCAGGCCCAAACCCAAGTGGAGTCCAAGTCGTTCCACCACAAAACGCATCACTCACAGCCTTCGGATTAGTGAGAATGATTGATAACCCACTCACAGCAGGCCCTGATTTGAGCACCAAATTTGTTGGTAGGGCACAGGGGTTTTACGCATCCGCGTCGCAGCAGGAACTTGGGTTGCTGATGGCCATGAATTTTGCTTTCACCGAAGGGAAATACAATGGGAGCACCATAACAGTGCTTGGGAGGAACGCGGTTTTCACGAAGGTTAGAGAGATGCCGGTGATCGGAGGCAGTGGACTTTTCCGATTCGCTAGAGGTTATGTTGAAGCCACTACGGCTAAGTTAGATCTCAAGACAGGAGATGCTACGGTGGAGTATAATTGCTATGTTTTGCATTACTGA
- the LOC119996315 gene encoding dirigent protein 22-like, whose protein sequence is MTRARVLPITHAKFLIFLIFSNLVTVLVNGEGIDEDFVRTLDHKLIGLKKEKLSHFRLYWHDIVSGKNPTTVPVVKSVSNTSATGFGTIVMIDDPLTLGPKLSSKLVGRAQGFYALASQEEIELLMAMNFVFIEGKYNGGTITILGRDTVFSKVREMPVIGGSGLFRFARGYVQATTYMFNQASGDATVEYNVYVIHY, encoded by the coding sequence ATGACTAGAGCAAGAGTTCTTCCCATTACACACGCCAAATTCCTCATCTTCCTAATCTTCTCAAACTTGGTCACAGTCCTAGTCAACGGGGAAGGAATTGATGAAGACTTTGTTCGAACCCTAGATCACAAGCTCATCGGTCTCAAGAAGGAAAAGCTTAGCCATTTTCGGCTATACTGGCATGACATTGTTAGTGGCAAAAACCCCACTACAGTACCTGTAGTGAAATCAGTATCCAACACATCAGCGACTGGTTTTGGCACGATAGTGATGATCGATGATCCGTTAACATTAGGGCCTAAATTGAGCTCAAAATTGGTAGGAAGGGCACAAGGGTTTTATGCATTAGCatcacaagaagaaattgagttGTTGATGgctatgaattttgttttcattgaagGCAAGTACAACGGCGGCACAATAACAATCTTGGGGAGAGACACAGTTTTCTCTAAGGTTAGAGAGATGCCAGTGATCGGAGGGAGCGGACTTTTCCGATTTGCTAGAGGTTATGTTCAGGCTACTACTTATATGTTTAATCAAGCGTCTGGAGATGCCACTGTTGAGTATAATGTTTATGTGATTCATTATTGA